A window of Verrucomicrobiota bacterium contains these coding sequences:
- a CDS encoding shikimate kinase has translation MKNIVLIGFMGSGKSTIGRRLAQRLGWDCIDTDHLIEAREGRSIAEIFSQSGEDHFRKLEAEMIKEVLGYTKAVISTGGGAILNPENLQELLTRAHVICLWLSPEEAYERTRHHSHRPLLQAPDPLARITEILEEREPLYKQAHYLVNTVGRSILEITDSIIRYVDRQEPDFGHGRDTHPPGASGSGL, from the coding sequence GTGAAAAATATTGTCCTCATAGGATTCATGGGTTCGGGCAAATCGACGATCGGTCGGCGTTTGGCGCAAAGGCTTGGTTGGGATTGTATTGACACAGATCACTTGATAGAAGCCCGTGAGGGGAGATCAATCGCTGAAATCTTTTCTCAGTCGGGGGAAGACCATTTCCGCAAGTTAGAAGCGGAAATGATCAAAGAGGTCTTGGGATACACCAAAGCCGTGATCTCTACCGGGGGAGGTGCGATTCTGAATCCCGAAAATTTGCAGGAGCTCTTGACCCGTGCCCATGTGATTTGCCTTTGGCTGAGCCCGGAGGAAGCCTATGAACGCACCCGTCACCATTCCCACCGCCCTCTTTTGCAGGCGCCCGATCCCCTAGCGAGAATCACAGAGATATTAGAAGAACGTGAACCCCTTTATAAACAGGCCCATTACCTTGTGAATACTGTGGGACGGAGTATTTTGGAAATTACCGACTCCATCATCCGTTATGTGGATCGGCAGGAACCCGACTTTGGTCACGGGCGTGATACGCATCCCCCGGGGGCAAGCGGGAGCGGGTTATGA